In Chelonia mydas isolate rCheMyd1 chromosome 19, rCheMyd1.pri.v2, whole genome shotgun sequence, the following are encoded in one genomic region:
- the MAN1C1 gene encoding mannosyl-oligosaccharide 1,2-alpha-mannosidase IC isoform X3: MMKFAWDNYRRYAFGKNELRPLTKNGHIGNMFGGLRGATIVDALDTLYIMELGEEFQEAKSWVEKSLDLNVNGEASLFEVNIRYVGGLLTTYYLTGEEVFKSKALELGEKLLPAFNTPTGIPRGVINLGSGMSWSWGWASAGSSILAEFGTLHLEFLHLTELSGNPVFTEKVINIRKVLNRIEKPQGLYPNFLSPVTGNWVQHHVSIGGLGDSFYEYLIKSWLMSDKRDTEAKKMYNDALEAIEKHLVKKSAGGLTYIAEWRGGILDHKMGHLACFSGGMIALGAEQAAEEKKQHYMDLAAEITHTCHESYARSDTKLGPEAFRFDSGAEAVATRLSERYYILRPEVVESYLYMWRLTHDPKYRQWGWEVVKALEKYCRVEAGFSGIRDVYTTTPSHDNMQQSFFLAETLKYLYLLFCDDDVLSLEDWVFNTEAHPLPVNHTNLKAKASVQ; this comes from the exons GGGGCCTTCGAGGGGCTACCATAGTGGATGCCTTAGATACTCTGTACATCATGGAGCTTGGGGAGGAATTCCAAGAAGCGAAAAGCTGGGTGGAGAAGAGCTTGGACTTGAATGTG aatggagaagcgTCCTTGTTCGAAGTGAACATTCGTTATGTCGGAGGGCTCTTGACGACGTACTACCTAACCGGTGAAGAG GTATTCAAGAGCAAAGCTCTAGAACTTGGAGAGAAACTTCTACCAGCCTTTAACACCCCCACTGGTATCCCACGAGGTGTCATAAATCTGGGCAG TGGCATGagctggagttgggggtgggCCTCTGCAGGAAGCAGTATCTTAGCAGAATTTGGCACCCTGCATTTAGAGTTCCTGCACCTCACGGAGCTCTCTGGAAACCCAGTGTTTACTGAAAAG GTGATAAACATCCGCAAAGTCCTGAACAGAATAGAGAAACCGCAGGGCCTGTATCCTAACTTTCTCAGCCCGGTCACTGGGAACTGGGTCCAGC ACCACGTCTCCATTGGGGGCCTTGGGGACAGCTTTTATGAATATCTGATCAAATCCTGGCTGATGTCAGACAAGAGAGACACTGAAGCTAAAAAGATGTATAATGATGCACTAGAG gcTATAGAAAAACATTTGGTTAAAAAATCTGCCGGAGGATTGACCTACATTGCAGAATGGAGAGGTGGCATCTTGGATCACAAAATGGGCCATTTGGCTTGCTTCTCTGGTGGCATGATAGCCCTTGGAGCAGAacaagcagcagaagagaaaaagcaACATTATATGGATCTAGCCGCAGAGATTACTCACACGTGTCATGAATCCTATGCACGCTCAG aTACCAAGCTTGGCCCCGAAGCTTTTCGCTTTGATTCTGGAGCGGAAGCCGTGGCCACCAGACTCAGCGAGCGCTATTATATACTGCGCCCTGAAGTGGTAGAAAGCTACCTGTATATGTGGAGGCTGACCCACGATCCGAAATACAGACAGTGGGGCTGGGAAGTTGTAAAG gcACTGGAAAAATATTGTAGAGTAGAAGCAGGCTTCTCCGGGATCCGAGATGTTTATACCACCACCCCAAGCCATGACAACATGCAACAGAGTTTTTTTCTGGCAGAGACATTAAA GTACCTCTATCTTCTGTTCTGTGACGATGATGTGCTGTCTCTGGAAGACTGGGTATTCAACACGGAAGCCCACCCACTGCCGGTGAACCACACGAACCTTAAAGCTAAAGCAAGCGTGCAATAA